CGACGTCGTGCGCACCCATTCGTGAGGCAAGCGCGAGCCGGGTTTCGTTGATGTCGGACGCAATGATGCGCGACGCGCCGGCTGCCTTACAAATCCCGATCGCGAACAGTCCAATTGGTCCACACCCGGTCACCAGCACCGTCGCACCGGGAATGTCGGCGCTCAGCGCGGTATGGAATGCGTTGCCCATCGGATCGTGAATGCCGCCGATGTCGAAGGAAATGTTGTCGTCGAGATGCCAGACATTGGTCGCTGGCATCGCGATGTACTCGGCGAAGCAGCCGTCACGGTCGACGCCGATGATTTTCGTGTAGGGACATACGTGCGCGTTTCCCGTGCGACACAACAGACAGCGGCCATCGACGATGTGACCCTCCGCGGTCACGCGATCACCCTCACGAACATCGGTGACGAGTGCGCCAACTTGCACGACCTCGCCGGCGAATTCGTGTCCGACGATAAATGGCGGCACACACCGTCCGCGCGCCCACGCATCCCATTCGTAGATGTGTACGTCAGTGCCGCATACGCCGGCCCGGCGCACATGAATCAACACTTCATTGTCCCGAATCTTCGGTTCGGCGACGTCTTTCAGTACGAATCCTGCTCCCGCGGATTCTTTTACGAGCGCTTTCACGCGCGGTCAGCTCCTCTCAATGTCGTGCGCTTTCAATGCCGCGATGGCGTTGCGACGCGGGAAGCGCGAGTCGAAACCTCGCATTTCATCTTCGGCGATGGAAGTGCAACGCGTGCACACCTATTGCGTGTGATATGTGTGCTTCCTATATTCGCGTTTAGCGACTGTTCTCACTGAACGAGGGTATTGCGTGGATCTACCGCAACGAAGGTGCTCGTTCTCGACGTCGAACTCTGCGGCGAATGCGTTGACCGCCGCTGGTCGCTCTGCCCCCCTTCAACAACAATTCCAGGTTCCGTCATCAGCGCGCCGCATCAGCGGCGCGCGTGTCGTTTTTGGCGTGACCATCGAGTGTCACGATCGTTATTCGGCGCAGATGACGCCGTCATCTGCGTGCGTCGATGTAGCATGGCCAGCACGAACGCTCTGATGTAGCTGTCTCCAAGCTTCGCGCATCTCCGCGGAGATGCGTGTTGCGGCGATCGAAACGCCTCGGCGTTGCGTCGCCG
This genomic window from Gemmatimonadaceae bacterium contains:
- the tdh gene encoding L-threonine 3-dehydrogenase, which produces MKALVKESAGAGFVLKDVAEPKIRDNEVLIHVRRAGVCGTDVHIYEWDAWARGRCVPPFIVGHEFAGEVVQVGALVTDVREGDRVTAEGHIVDGRCLLCRTGNAHVCPYTKIIGVDRDGCFAEYIAMPATNVWHLDDNISFDIGGIHDPMGNAFHTALSADIPGATVLVTGCGPIGLFAIGICKAAGASRIIASDINETRLALASRMGAHDVVHPNEAATVVKRHTDGLGVDVVLEMSGVPSAIHQAFALVRVGGHVQMLGIPAKPMEVDFATEVIFKGITVYGVVGRRMYQTWHQMTRFLRSCNFDPSPVITHRFPLDAADEAIHAIKSGEAGKVIFEIA